The following is a genomic window from Desulfomicrobium escambiense DSM 10707.
TCGTCGTCTGAACTGAAAGGGCTTCTTGAAGGCGAACAGGATGTTTTGAAGGAACTCGTGCGTGCGGTTGTCCAGCAAACGTTGGAGGCCGAGATGGACGCAGCCCTTGGAGCATCCAAGGGTGAGCGCACAGAGGGCCGTCTGGGCTATCGCAGCGGCTATTATGGCCGC
Proteins encoded in this region:
- a CDS encoding transposase, which translates into the protein MVRKNSILSSSELKGLLEGEQDVLKELVRAVVQQTLEAEMDAALGASKGERTEGRLGYRSGYYGR